A portion of the uncultured Draconibacterium sp. genome contains these proteins:
- the folE gene encoding GTP cyclohydrolase I FolE yields the protein MCSLKNNNSNGYLRTDLYNEEATRQLSAHYKDILEIVGEDPNREGLDKTPERVAKAMQFLLQGYEIDPVEILTSAMFKEDYRQMVIVKDIEIYSMCEHHMLPFIGKAHVAYIPNGTITGLSKIARVVDVFARRLQVQERLTTQIKDCIQDTLKPLGVAVVIEAQHLCMQMRGVQKQHSITTTSDFTGAFEKVATREEFIKLISTKLS from the coding sequence ATGTGTTCATTAAAGAATAACAACTCAAACGGATACCTGCGAACCGATCTATACAACGAAGAAGCAACCAGGCAACTTTCCGCTCATTACAAGGATATTCTGGAAATAGTTGGTGAAGATCCAAACCGCGAAGGACTTGATAAAACGCCGGAAAGAGTGGCCAAAGCCATGCAGTTTTTATTGCAGGGTTACGAAATAGATCCGGTTGAAATTTTAACGTCCGCCATGTTTAAAGAAGATTACCGCCAAATGGTAATTGTAAAAGATATTGAGATTTATTCGATGTGCGAACACCACATGCTTCCGTTTATCGGAAAAGCACATGTTGCTTATATTCCAAACGGAACGATAACCGGACTAAGCAAAATTGCGCGTGTTGTTGATGTATTTGCACGCCGTTTGCAGGTTCAGGAGCGCTTAACAACTCAAATAAAAGACTGTATTCAGGACACGCTAAAACCACTTGGAGTTGCTGTTGTTATTGAGGCACAGCACCTTTGTATGCAAATGCGCGGTGTACAAAAACAACATTCGATAACAACTACATCGGATTTTACCGGTGCTTTTGAAAAGGTAGCTACCCGCGAGGAGTTTATAAAACTGATTAGTACAAAGCTTAGCTAA
- a CDS encoding lactonase family protein, with product MLRNILFNCLFLFLSITATFAQDKQLFYVGTFTDEGAEGINYCSLDTKTGAIELLTTFKGIDNPSFLRLGPEKKFMYSVSRTTPEVEPTGGYVVAYKLDDHGGLHFLNKQVSNGSGPCHIDVSPDRKYVAIATYGGGTTSIYPVKEDGSLEKALTVVHNNGSSVHPNQTQPHAHSIKFSSTEPSIFSADLGTDQLNIFHFQDGNLGRYEQEFVKLPAGSGPRHFAFHPTEEVIYVINELNSTISAVRENGDTWSVFQNISTLPKDFDGESYCADIHFSKDGQYLYGSNRGHNSIAVFKVKPDEKLSFLGTVPVEGDWPRNFGITPNGEWMLVANQRSHNITVFKINTETGMPKFSGKQIALPAPVCIEFL from the coding sequence ATGTTGCGAAATATTTTGTTTAATTGCCTTTTTCTTTTTCTAAGTATTACAGCTACGTTTGCTCAGGATAAACAACTGTTTTATGTAGGTACTTTCACCGATGAAGGTGCTGAAGGAATCAACTATTGCAGTTTAGATACAAAAACAGGAGCCATTGAATTATTGACAACTTTTAAAGGAATAGACAACCCTTCGTTTTTACGATTGGGACCTGAGAAGAAATTTATGTATTCAGTTTCGAGAACCACTCCGGAAGTTGAGCCAACTGGCGGTTATGTGGTTGCCTATAAACTAGATGATCATGGCGGGCTTCACTTTTTGAATAAACAGGTTTCGAACGGAAGTGGGCCGTGTCATATCGATGTTTCGCCCGACAGAAAATATGTGGCCATAGCAACTTACGGCGGAGGAACTACTTCGATATATCCGGTAAAAGAAGATGGCAGCCTTGAGAAAGCACTCACTGTTGTTCATAACAACGGATCAAGTGTGCATCCTAATCAAACACAGCCACACGCACATTCCATAAAATTTTCATCAACCGAGCCAAGTATTTTTAGTGCCGACCTGGGAACTGACCAGTTGAATATTTTTCATTTTCAGGATGGAAACCTGGGGCGTTACGAGCAGGAATTTGTAAAACTTCCGGCCGGTTCGGGTCCAAGGCATTTTGCTTTTCATCCAACCGAAGAGGTTATTTATGTAATAAACGAGCTAAACTCAACGATTTCGGCAGTTCGGGAAAATGGCGATACGTGGTCGGTGTTTCAGAATATTTCAACTTTACCAAAGGACTTTGACGGCGAGAGTTATTGTGCCGATATACATTTTTCGAAAGACGGGCAATATTTATATGGCTCAAACCGGGGGCACAATTCCATTGCTGTATTCAAAGTAAAACCCGATGAGAAATTATCATTTTTAGGAACCGTTCCGGTGGAAGGCGACTGGCCGCGGAATTTTGGAATTACACCCAATGGCGAATGGATGCTGGTTGCCAATCAACGCAGTCATAATATTACGGTTTTTAAGATTAACACGGAAACCGGAATGCCAAAATTCAGTGGTAAACAAATAGCGTTGCCGGCACCGGTTTGTATCGAGTTTTTGTAA
- a CDS encoding CDGSH iron-sulfur domain-containing protein, translating to MQKPVIAEKAPKALTLEPGTYYWCACGKSKNQPFCDGSHQGSEFTPLPFNIEEKKEVWLCQCKHSNNKPFCDGTHRKL from the coding sequence ATGCAAAAACCTGTAATAGCCGAAAAGGCACCAAAAGCACTAACCCTGGAACCGGGGACTTATTATTGGTGCGCATGTGGAAAAAGTAAAAACCAGCCTTTTTGCGACGGTTCACATCAAGGATCAGAGTTTACCCCGCTACCCTTTAATATCGAGGAAAAAAAGGAAGTGTGGTTGTGTCAGTGCAAACACTCCAACAACAAGCCATTTTGCGATGGCACCCATCGGAAATTATAG
- a CDS encoding flavin reductase, giving the protein MNYSAFHKLSYGLYLIATELNGEKAGYIANTAFQITADPSKIAISCNKNNHSAQKIIDSKKFSISVLKKEVDTSLIGKFGFMSGADIDKFQGVQTIVAKTGAPIVVDSSVAWFDCEVIDYADVGSHYLITAEVVDGDKLSDDEPLTYAYYHAKYKMRSPKNAPTYIDKDKLEDEPEPVVYEEVVEEPETKRKTESDDGIYSCNICGFQYDPEEGDPTMGIPPGTPFEDLPEDWKCPLCNASKDDFSKV; this is encoded by the coding sequence ATGAATTATTCCGCATTTCATAAACTTAGTTATGGCTTGTATTTAATAGCCACAGAATTAAACGGTGAAAAAGCCGGTTACATTGCCAATACTGCTTTTCAGATAACGGCCGACCCCTCGAAAATTGCCATTAGCTGTAATAAAAATAACCATTCGGCGCAGAAGATAATTGATAGTAAAAAGTTTTCAATCTCGGTATTGAAGAAAGAAGTTGATACATCTTTAATTGGTAAGTTTGGTTTTATGTCGGGTGCTGATATCGATAAATTTCAGGGTGTTCAGACCATTGTGGCAAAAACGGGTGCACCAATTGTCGTTGATTCATCGGTGGCATGGTTTGATTGCGAAGTTATTGATTATGCTGATGTTGGCTCGCACTACCTGATTACCGCCGAGGTGGTCGACGGAGATAAGCTTTCGGATGATGAGCCGCTGACCTATGCTTATTATCATGCCAAGTATAAAATGCGATCGCCCAAGAATGCTCCTACTTACATTGATAAAGACAAGTTGGAGGACGAGCCGGAACCGGTTGTTTATGAGGAGGTTGTTGAAGAGCCAGAGACGAAAAGGAAAACAGAAAGTGACGACGGAATTTACTCTTGTAATATTTGCGGGTTTCAATACGATCCTGAAGAGGGTGATCCGACAATGGGAATACCTCCCGGAACGCCTTTTGAAGATTTGCCCGAGGACTGGAAATGTCCGCTTTGCAATGCTTCAAAAGACGATTTTTCGAAAGTTTAA
- a CDS encoding sigma-54 dependent transcriptional regulator: MANQKLKNNYKVYIVEDNVLYARVLKKQLLDDQLQVKVFNNGTDFINAMSEKPDVVTLDYTLPDMTGKEVLAKIQEKIPDTHVIVISAQDDISTAIELMKNGAYDYIMKAPDTREKLSNIIRRIYQTDQLQTENTNLKEAVAEKYNFKNLIKGNSREIEHVFELMNKATQTNISVSISGETGTGKELVAKGIHYNSKRSAKPFIAVNVSAIPDGLIESELFGHEKGAFTGADFQKIGKFEAANGGTLFLDEIADLNLNLQAKLLRVLQERELVRLGGHDVIPLDVRIISATHKNLATLSGDDQFRQDLYYRLLGLPIEIPPLRQRGNDKILLAKFFVDEFCRENDMEPKTLSSEAKQMLSNYHYPGNIRELKAIMELACVMCSRDVIKPSHLNMNVDESVQNLLAQEKTLEEYNNEIVKFFLNKYNQNVRLVASKLGIGKSTIYRMLQKHMD; this comes from the coding sequence ATGGCCAACCAAAAACTCAAAAACAACTATAAAGTATACATTGTTGAAGACAATGTACTTTATGCCCGTGTACTGAAAAAACAGCTATTGGATGATCAGCTGCAGGTAAAAGTATTCAACAACGGGACAGATTTCATCAACGCAATGAGCGAAAAACCTGATGTGGTTACACTCGACTACACGCTTCCTGATATGACAGGAAAAGAAGTGCTGGCCAAAATTCAGGAAAAAATACCGGATACACATGTAATTGTAATCTCGGCGCAAGACGATATATCAACGGCAATCGAGCTGATGAAAAACGGTGCGTACGATTACATAATGAAAGCGCCTGACACCCGGGAAAAACTGAGCAATATTATCCGAAGAATTTACCAGACTGACCAACTTCAAACCGAAAACACCAACCTAAAAGAAGCTGTTGCCGAGAAATATAATTTCAAAAACCTGATTAAAGGTAATAGCCGCGAAATTGAACATGTGTTTGAGTTAATGAACAAAGCAACACAAACCAATATTTCAGTATCTATTTCGGGAGAAACCGGAACAGGTAAAGAACTGGTTGCCAAAGGAATTCACTACAATTCGAAACGCAGTGCCAAACCATTTATAGCAGTAAACGTGTCGGCGATTCCGGATGGGTTGATTGAGAGCGAATTGTTTGGGCACGAAAAAGGAGCTTTTACGGGTGCTGATTTTCAAAAGATCGGAAAATTTGAGGCTGCAAACGGGGGAACACTTTTCCTTGACGAAATTGCCGACCTCAATTTAAACCTTCAGGCAAAACTATTACGTGTTTTACAAGAACGGGAGTTAGTACGTTTGGGAGGACACGATGTCATACCTTTGGATGTACGTATTATTTCGGCAACGCATAAAAACCTGGCAACACTTTCGGGCGACGACCAGTTCAGACAAGACCTTTATTATCGTTTGCTTGGTTTGCCAATTGAAATTCCACCATTACGCCAACGTGGAAATGATAAGATTTTACTGGCTAAGTTTTTTGTTGATGAGTTTTGCCGCGAAAACGATATGGAGCCAAAAACACTTTCGTCGGAAGCAAAACAAATGTTATCGAACTACCACTATCCTGGAAATATCAGGGAGTTGAAAGCCATTATGGAATTGGCTTGCGTAATGTGTAGCCGCGATGTGATAAAACCGAGCCACCTGAATATGAACGTTGACGAAAGTGTACAAAACCTGCTTGCCCAGGAAAAAACACTGGAAGAATACAACAACGAAATCGTAAAATTCTTTTTGAATAAATACAATCAGAATGTACGTTTGGTAGCATCGAAATTAGGAATTGGGAAATCGACCATTTATCGAATGTTACAAAAGCACATGGATTAA
- the fabD gene encoding ACP S-malonyltransferase yields the protein MKAFVFPGQGAQFPGMGKDLYENSAEAKALFEKANDILGFNITDIMFEGEVDDLKQTKVTQPAIFLHSVLLAKTLKDYAPDMVAGHSLGEFSALVANGTLNFEDGLKLVAQRAMAMQKACEVEPSTMAAIVGLEDAVVEEVCAEIDDVVVPANYNCPGQLVISGSEAGIDKACALLTEKGAKRALKLVVGGAFHSPFMEPAREELAAAIEATTFNQPTCPVYQNVDAKPVSDPAVIKENLIAQLTAPVKWTQIVENMIADGATSFTEVGPGKVLQGLVKKVDRKMETVGVNSYEG from the coding sequence ATGAAGGCATTTGTATTCCCTGGTCAGGGAGCTCAATTCCCGGGAATGGGAAAGGATTTATATGAAAATTCTGCTGAAGCAAAAGCATTATTCGAAAAAGCAAATGATATTTTAGGTTTCAATATTACCGATATTATGTTTGAAGGTGAAGTTGACGACCTGAAACAAACAAAAGTAACCCAACCAGCCATTTTCTTACACTCGGTATTGTTGGCGAAAACCTTGAAGGACTACGCTCCTGATATGGTTGCCGGTCACTCGCTGGGTGAGTTTTCGGCATTGGTTGCTAACGGAACGCTGAATTTTGAAGACGGTTTGAAACTGGTTGCGCAACGTGCTATGGCTATGCAAAAAGCATGCGAAGTTGAACCATCAACTATGGCTGCTATTGTTGGTTTGGAAGATGCAGTTGTGGAAGAAGTTTGTGCTGAAATCGACGATGTGGTCGTTCCTGCAAACTACAACTGTCCGGGGCAGTTGGTAATTTCAGGTTCTGAAGCCGGAATCGACAAAGCTTGTGCGTTGTTAACTGAAAAGGGTGCAAAACGCGCGTTGAAACTGGTTGTAGGTGGAGCTTTCCACTCGCCGTTTATGGAGCCTGCCCGCGAAGAGTTGGCTGCTGCCATTGAGGCAACTACATTTAATCAGCCAACTTGTCCGGTTTACCAGAATGTTGATGCAAAACCGGTTTCTGATCCTGCAGTTATTAAAGAAAACCTGATTGCTCAGCTTACTGCGCCTGTAAAATGGACACAGATCGTAGAAAATATGATTGCCGACGGCGCTACTTCGTTCACCGAAGTTGGTCCGGGCAAAGTTTTGCAAGGCTTGGTAAAAAAAGTTGATCGTAAAATGGAAACTGTTGGAGTGAACAGTTACGAAGGATAG